A single region of the Polymorphum gilvum SL003B-26A1 genome encodes:
- a CDS encoding nuclear transport factor 2 family protein, translating into MQRAEDEWAIERLLRRFALLNDAGDHDALAALFTADGGFARPSAPDAVIEGRAAILAAFQDRPGRLARHVVCNAVVTWRGADEAEVRCYSLLFAAAEEGGARLSVGSFDDVVVRQEGVWLFKARRGRMVLDGLAVPSARTLHAALPG; encoded by the coding sequence ATGCAACGCGCTGAAGACGAGTGGGCGATCGAAAGGCTGCTGCGACGGTTCGCTCTGCTGAACGATGCCGGAGACCACGACGCGCTTGCGGCGCTGTTCACGGCAGATGGCGGCTTCGCCCGGCCGTCCGCGCCCGACGCGGTGATCGAGGGACGGGCGGCTATCCTCGCCGCCTTCCAGGACCGCCCAGGGCGCCTCGCGCGGCACGTCGTCTGCAACGCTGTCGTCACATGGCGCGGCGCCGACGAGGCGGAGGTGCGCTGCTACAGCCTGCTGTTCGCCGCTGCGGAAGAGGGCGGTGCCCGGCTCTCGGTCGGAAGCTTCGATGATGTCGTCGTGCGGCAGGAGGGCGTCTGGCTGTTCAAGGCGCGCCGCGGCAGGATGGTCCTGGATGGACTTGCGGTCCCGTCTGCGCGGACCCTGCACGCGGCTCTGCCGGGCTAG
- a CDS encoding cysteine hydrolase, with protein sequence MTKPVPFQMPQYVIDRVMKKRGRLRVFDRFDACESALVVVDMQSFYVSDVPPAIAIIPNINRLADAFRARGGLVAWVKMTAGRDGESLWPLYHDYFFTEVNAARHRDNLTEGASGHEIHPDLAVMPEDICASKSRFSAFLPGKSELPEMLAERGIRNVAITGMLTNFCCETSARDAMMLDYRVAMVSDANAARYEEDHNIGFSTVYQSFGDVVTTDEMVNEILV encoded by the coding sequence ATGACCAAGCCAGTGCCGTTCCAAATGCCTCAGTATGTCATCGATCGCGTCATGAAGAAGCGCGGCCGCCTGCGCGTTTTCGACCGGTTCGATGCCTGCGAGAGCGCGCTGGTCGTCGTCGACATGCAGAGCTTCTATGTATCCGACGTTCCGCCTGCCATCGCGATCATCCCGAATATCAACCGCCTTGCCGATGCCTTTCGCGCCCGCGGCGGCCTGGTTGCCTGGGTCAAGATGACCGCCGGACGGGACGGCGAGAGCCTGTGGCCGCTGTATCACGACTACTTCTTTACCGAGGTCAACGCCGCCCGCCATCGCGACAATCTGACGGAAGGTGCAAGCGGCCACGAGATCCACCCCGATCTGGCGGTCATGCCGGAGGACATCTGCGCCAGCAAGTCGCGCTTCAGCGCCTTCCTTCCAGGCAAATCCGAACTGCCGGAGATGCTGGCGGAGCGCGGGATCCGCAACGTTGCGATCACCGGCATGCTGACGAACTTCTGCTGCGAGACCTCGGCCCGCGACGCCATGATGCTCGATTACCGCGTCGCCATGGTGTCCGACGCGAACGCCGCGCGCTACGAGGAGGATCACAACATCGGCTTTTCGACCGTGTACCAGAGCTTTGGCGACGTCGTCACGACTGACGAGATGGTCAACGAAATCCTGGTCTAG
- a CDS encoding LysR family transcriptional regulator, with the protein MINPKHLRAFVAVAQTGTVVRSSRVVRRAQSAVTRSIRELERDLGVTLFERRPLGMLLTEFGHALLKRVDRAFAEMNAAKQGFASVCGPSGWNDHASVFTLSMSRQRLVAYIELIENQHMGVVADHLGISQPAVSQALREFEVGLGVNLVTRTPTGIKPTALGSLLAVHIRRALSEIRAAEAEVSALNGAISGDVTVGTLSLGRTRLLPRAIIQLTESYPNLSVRTVEGSFDHLSTLLRGGDIDFILGALRPPEHVIGLVGETITHDVLALVVRQGHPLSRRKTLQPADLLDVAWVLPQPGAPTRDLLETALRIRGLGAPSVTVQTADLAITRGLLLESDMVTAVSTHLFQREIDAGDLVVLPLDLPETRRGIGILQRATSSPSIAARLLMENLKAIGRL; encoded by the coding sequence ATGATCAATCCGAAGCATCTTCGCGCCTTCGTCGCCGTCGCCCAGACCGGCACCGTCGTCCGCTCAAGCCGCGTCGTCCGACGGGCCCAGTCGGCCGTCACCCGTTCGATCCGAGAACTGGAGAGGGACCTTGGTGTCACGCTGTTCGAGAGGCGCCCGCTGGGGATGCTCCTGACCGAGTTCGGACATGCCCTGCTGAAGCGCGTGGACCGAGCCTTTGCGGAGATGAATGCCGCCAAACAGGGCTTTGCCTCCGTCTGTGGACCGTCCGGCTGGAACGATCACGCGTCGGTTTTCACGCTGTCCATGAGCCGGCAGCGCCTCGTCGCCTATATCGAATTGATCGAGAACCAGCACATGGGTGTCGTCGCCGACCATCTTGGCATCTCGCAACCGGCGGTGAGCCAGGCGTTGCGGGAATTCGAGGTCGGACTCGGCGTCAATCTCGTCACGCGCACGCCGACCGGCATCAAGCCGACTGCGCTCGGCTCGCTGCTTGCCGTGCACATCCGGCGCGCCCTATCCGAAATACGCGCCGCGGAGGCCGAGGTCAGCGCTTTGAACGGTGCGATTTCGGGTGACGTAACGGTCGGAACCCTGTCGCTCGGCCGCACGCGCCTCCTGCCGCGCGCCATAATCCAGCTGACGGAAAGCTATCCCAATCTGTCCGTTCGGACCGTGGAGGGCAGTTTCGACCATCTGTCCACGCTGCTGCGTGGCGGCGACATCGATTTCATCCTCGGCGCACTCCGTCCGCCCGAGCATGTCATCGGTCTCGTCGGCGAGACGATCACTCACGACGTGCTGGCGCTGGTCGTGCGGCAGGGACACCCGTTGAGTCGCAGGAAGACCCTTCAGCCGGCCGACCTCCTCGACGTGGCCTGGGTACTGCCGCAGCCCGGCGCACCGACGCGAGATCTCCTGGAAACAGCCCTTCGGATCCGCGGCCTGGGGGCGCCGTCCGTCACGGTGCAAACCGCGGATCTCGCCATCACGCGCGGCCTGCTGCTCGAAAGCGACATGGTCACGGCCGTTTCGACGCATCTGTTCCAGCGCGAGATAGACGCCGGCGACCTCGTTGTCCTGCCGTTGGACCTTCCCGAAACCCGCCGCGGAATCGGCATCCTGCAACGCGCGACGTCGAGCCCGTCGATCGCCGCGCGCCTCCTCATGGAAAACCTCAAGGCCATCGGCCGTCTGTGA
- a CDS encoding 4-hydroxybenzoate 3-monooxygenase, whose protein sequence is MRTQVGIIGAGPAGLFLAHLLKQKGIESIVLEAKSRDYVEGRVRAGVLEASTIDVMDRLGLGDRMHREGLVDEGLDMRFRGRTIHLDLPDLTGRSVMIYGQQEVVKDLIAARLAAGDPLHFEAPVSRLAGLDSASPQIHYAENGEEKVLTCDFVAGCDGFHGVSRACVPEDLMKVYHHAYDFAWLGVLARARPLSDMTYSNSDRGFALCSRRSMQVSRLYLQVPSTERLEDWSDDRFWDELHQRMFDDDRSEVAEGEIFQRDMAHLRAFVATPMHYGRLYMAGDAVHIVPPAGAKGLNMAVADARVLAAALARYYRDNTSEMLDSYTDRCAERVWKTIRFSTALTGLLHRFSDQTEFQRELQLSELEYISGSRAAQQSIAEQYVNLSNVDI, encoded by the coding sequence ATGAGAACACAGGTTGGCATCATCGGCGCAGGCCCGGCAGGATTGTTCCTGGCCCACCTTCTGAAGCAGAAGGGCATCGAGTCAATCGTACTGGAGGCGAAGTCCCGCGACTACGTGGAGGGCCGGGTCCGCGCCGGCGTTCTGGAAGCGTCGACGATCGATGTCATGGATCGCCTGGGGCTTGGTGACCGCATGCACAGGGAAGGGCTCGTGGATGAGGGGCTCGACATGCGCTTCCGCGGCCGCACGATCCATCTTGACCTGCCGGACCTGACCGGCCGGTCGGTGATGATCTATGGTCAGCAGGAGGTGGTGAAGGACCTGATAGCGGCGCGGCTCGCGGCGGGTGATCCGTTGCATTTCGAGGCGCCAGTGTCGCGTCTTGCCGGCCTGGACAGCGCCTCGCCGCAGATCCATTACGCCGAGAACGGTGAGGAAAAGGTCCTGACTTGCGATTTCGTGGCAGGCTGCGATGGCTTCCATGGCGTCAGCCGCGCCTGCGTGCCTGAGGACCTCATGAAGGTCTATCACCATGCCTATGACTTCGCCTGGCTCGGCGTTCTTGCTAGGGCCAGGCCCTTGAGCGACATGACCTATTCCAACAGCGACCGCGGCTTTGCCCTGTGCAGCAGGCGGTCGATGCAGGTATCGCGGCTCTATCTCCAGGTCCCCTCGACCGAACGACTGGAGGACTGGTCAGACGACCGGTTCTGGGACGAACTGCATCAGCGCATGTTCGACGACGACCGCAGCGAGGTCGCGGAAGGCGAGATCTTCCAGCGCGACATGGCGCATCTGCGTGCCTTCGTGGCAACGCCCATGCACTACGGGCGCCTCTACATGGCCGGCGACGCGGTTCATATCGTGCCTCCGGCAGGCGCCAAGGGGTTGAACATGGCCGTCGCCGACGCCCGCGTGCTCGCCGCCGCCTTGGCCCGGTACTACCGGGACAACACCTCGGAGATGCTGGACAGCTATACCGATCGCTGTGCCGAGCGCGTCTGGAAAACGATCCGCTTCTCGACCGCCCTGACCGGGTTGTTGCACCGGTTCAGCGACCAGACCGAGTTCCAGCGCGAACTGCAGCTTTCCGAGCTTGAGTACATTTCGGGGTCGCGCGCCGCGCAGCAGAGCATCGCCGAGCAGTATGTGAACCTCAGCAACGTCGACATCTAG
- a CDS encoding diguanylate cyclase, which yields MRRSVFLKRCADRRAGLAPAPISIARRLLPFLVLCLILSLALPGGALPGAVAAARAASADLDAEERAWTEANPTISVGVVSDNEPYSFFRNGQIMGWTVDVLRRLEAATGLSFEIRMGTWHEIYGDFRSGGLDVIADISRTEERSGFIDFTDAYHLRRTVLFHNVDRPLADDGGVDALRHKRVGIIKDIYYAPALHKAGIEAIDYASYRDLMAAVAFGWVDAVLAAEMTGNFFVRENGFSNVIAAGSLPLTDVALEDFRLGVLKDVNDRDKAILHGVLNKAVAALATDELAATTERWLAYRSGHAPSVTPLRLLPEEQDFIESAPPLSIGFISDYEPFSFLADGRGQGLAVDLAHDISAQTGLVLNPVYDNWSNLLARFKAGDLDIIANISRTDERADYTLFSQEYHRIPNAVFVRSGFGPYTGLESLAGKSVGIGKDIYYADKLKARLGNVRTYSTQEDIVLALSRSEVDAAIVALSNGNAIVRRLGLINIEIGGEFEMEGVEREDLRFGVSPQYPFVKSILDRAMSAMPLSRWAALETNWLGPRLAGAAPKRAPLTTEERAYLDAKGVVKVCLDPDMPPFATAGKDGTLSGLAPDIMSLLATRGGFAWQAVTAEGGGNALDTARRLGCDVVPLALEAGILVHGWDVTTPYLRLPIAVATQLHRPFVDGMRDLDGQTVGVVPGRVPANLLGQRYPKVTLVEVASEDEGLRLVQQGRLDALLGTLARLGYLITTMGANDIKISGRIAEHASAVVATRADEPLLDAIFTKLVADLDQDEVQVLLNKQILVPLEQTVDYTLLLQMAGVAALLLAMFLYWNRKLYALNTALNAANQKLHAVSITDGLTGLFNRRHFDTRGTEEFGLCQRNGWLFSIAMVDVDHFKRVNDEVGHVAGDLCLQRLAYMLHRHFRRNGDTVARYGGEEFVVYTMGGTAADFRSHLERLRAAVDSTPVETEAGLRHLTVSIGCHAAVPAPEQSLDDFIALADARLYDAKNQGRNRLVANA from the coding sequence ATGCGACGATCGGTTTTCCTGAAGCGATGTGCAGACCGGCGTGCCGGTCTGGCGCCGGCACCGATCTCGATCGCCCGCCGCCTGCTCCCGTTTCTGGTGCTGTGCCTGATCCTGAGCCTTGCCCTCCCCGGAGGCGCACTTCCGGGCGCCGTCGCGGCGGCTCGCGCCGCATCGGCGGACCTTGACGCGGAGGAACGGGCATGGACCGAGGCCAATCCCACGATCAGCGTCGGCGTGGTGTCGGACAACGAGCCCTATTCCTTCTTCCGAAACGGCCAGATCATGGGCTGGACGGTGGACGTGCTGCGCCGTCTGGAAGCGGCGACGGGCCTGTCCTTCGAGATCCGCATGGGCACCTGGCACGAGATCTACGGCGATTTCCGCAGCGGCGGACTGGACGTGATCGCCGACATTTCCAGGACCGAAGAACGCAGCGGCTTCATCGACTTCACCGACGCCTACCACCTGCGGCGGACGGTCCTGTTCCACAACGTCGACCGCCCCCTTGCCGACGACGGCGGCGTCGATGCCCTCCGGCACAAGCGTGTCGGTATCATCAAGGACATTTACTACGCTCCTGCCTTGCACAAGGCCGGTATCGAAGCCATTGACTATGCAAGCTACCGCGACCTGATGGCGGCGGTCGCGTTCGGCTGGGTCGACGCCGTGCTCGCCGCCGAAATGACGGGCAATTTCTTCGTTCGTGAAAACGGCTTCTCGAATGTCATCGCGGCCGGCAGCCTGCCGCTCACCGACGTCGCCCTGGAAGACTTCCGCCTCGGCGTCCTCAAGGACGTGAACGACCGCGACAAGGCCATCCTGCACGGTGTTCTCAACAAGGCCGTCGCGGCGCTTGCGACCGACGAACTCGCGGCGACCACCGAGCGCTGGCTCGCCTATCGCAGCGGACACGCACCGTCCGTCACGCCGCTGCGCTTGTTACCTGAGGAGCAAGACTTCATCGAATCGGCACCGCCGCTCTCGATCGGCTTCATCAGCGACTACGAACCCTTCAGTTTCCTGGCCGACGGACGCGGCCAAGGACTGGCCGTGGATCTTGCCCACGACATTTCCGCCCAGACGGGGCTGGTACTCAACCCGGTGTACGACAACTGGTCCAACCTGCTGGCCCGGTTCAAGGCCGGTGACCTCGACATCATCGCCAACATCTCCCGCACCGACGAACGCGCCGACTACACGCTCTTTTCCCAGGAATACCATCGCATTCCGAACGCGGTATTCGTGCGCTCGGGGTTCGGCCCTTACACGGGCCTGGAGTCCCTGGCCGGGAAATCCGTGGGCATCGGCAAGGACATCTACTACGCCGACAAGTTGAAGGCGCGTCTCGGCAATGTCCGCACCTATTCCACGCAGGAGGACATCGTGCTGGCTCTGTCCAGAAGCGAAGTAGATGCCGCCATCGTCGCCCTGAGCAACGGCAATGCCATCGTGCGTCGCCTTGGTCTGATCAACATCGAGATCGGCGGCGAATTCGAGATGGAGGGCGTCGAGCGCGAGGACCTGCGGTTCGGCGTCTCGCCGCAGTATCCCTTCGTCAAGAGCATCCTGGACCGAGCGATGAGCGCCATGCCGCTGTCGCGGTGGGCGGCACTGGAGACGAACTGGCTGGGGCCGAGGCTCGCCGGAGCCGCCCCCAAGCGGGCGCCCCTGACGACAGAGGAACGCGCCTATCTGGATGCAAAAGGCGTCGTAAAGGTCTGCCTCGACCCAGACATGCCGCCCTTCGCGACGGCCGGCAAGGACGGCACCTTGAGCGGACTGGCACCGGACATCATGTCGCTTCTGGCGACGCGGGGCGGCTTCGCGTGGCAGGCAGTGACCGCGGAAGGCGGCGGCAATGCGCTCGATACAGCGCGTCGCCTCGGCTGCGACGTCGTGCCGCTCGCCCTTGAAGCCGGGATATTGGTCCACGGCTGGGACGTCACCACCCCTTATCTGCGACTGCCGATCGCCGTCGCGACCCAACTGCACAGGCCATTCGTGGACGGCATGCGGGACCTCGACGGACAGACGGTCGGCGTGGTGCCGGGCCGAGTTCCGGCCAACCTGCTCGGGCAACGCTATCCCAAGGTCACGCTGGTCGAGGTAGCCAGCGAGGACGAGGGGCTGCGGCTCGTGCAGCAAGGCCGGCTGGATGCCCTGCTGGGCACGCTGGCCCGGCTCGGCTACCTGATCACGACGATGGGGGCGAACGACATCAAGATCTCGGGACGGATTGCCGAACATGCATCGGCAGTCGTTGCGACCCGCGCCGACGAGCCGCTCCTGGACGCGATCTTCACAAAGCTGGTGGCGGACCTGGACCAGGACGAGGTGCAGGTCCTCCTCAACAAGCAGATCCTCGTGCCCCTCGAGCAGACGGTCGACTACACGTTGCTGCTCCAGATGGCCGGCGTCGCGGCGCTGCTGCTTGCCATGTTTCTCTACTGGAACCGGAAGCTCTATGCGCTGAACACGGCGCTGAACGCGGCCAACCAGAAACTGCATGCCGTGAGCATCACCGACGGCCTGACCGGCCTGTTCAACCGCAGGCATTTCGATACCCGGGGTACGGAGGAGTTCGGCCTGTGCCAGCGCAACGGCTGGCTTTTCTCCATCGCAATGGTCGACGTCGACCATTTCAAGCGCGTCAACGACGAGGTCGGACACGTCGCCGGTGACCTCTGCCTCCAGCGTCTGGCGTACATGCTTCACCGACATTTCCGGCGCAACGGCGATACGGTTGCCCGCTATGGCGGCGAGGAATTCGTCGTCTACACCATGGGCGGGACTGCGGCGGACTTCCGAAGCCATCTGGAAAGACTGCGCGCGGCAGTGGACAGCACGCCCGTCGAGACCGAGGCGGGCCTGCGCCACCTGACCGTCAGCATCGGCTGCCACGCGGCCGTTCCGGCGCCGGAGCAGTCGCTCGACGATTTCATCGCGCTGGCCGATGCCCGTCTCTACGACGCCAAGAACCAGGGCCGCAACCGGCTGGTCGCAAACGCCTGA
- a CDS encoding CaiB/BaiF CoA transferase family protein, with amino-acid sequence MSDSSNETDRTGPLAGIRVLDFSRILSGPYASMVLADLGADVVKIEPIESGDETRNFPPFQGPLSHYYVALNHSKKSLALNLKSPRGLDIAKALAAQSDVVLENFRPGVMDRLGLGYETLSADNPSLVYCSITGFGADGPLADKPAFDIVAQALSGVMSVNGEPGAPPSKLGLPLGDMAGSIFAVFGILAALHGRQVSGRGQRVDIAMLDGLIAMLGYLAQIYFVTGAAPQPVGTRHPSIVPYGAFATKDGHVIVACLTERFWKNFAACLGMAELAEDPRFSPYQQRLANRAILEPMIETRMREDSTAVWLERLAQFDVPNAPILNVAEALQQAHVVARGLVETVTHPAAGILRLVRGPIRFDGQGPAPAQPPSLLGEDTATILAARLGYDEETVEQLAVEGIVGLPGMAS; translated from the coding sequence ATGAGCGATAGCAGCAATGAAACGGATCGGACAGGACCGCTCGCCGGGATACGTGTCCTGGATTTCTCGCGGATCCTGTCCGGGCCATACGCCAGCATGGTCCTGGCCGATCTCGGCGCGGATGTCGTCAAGATCGAGCCCATCGAAAGCGGCGACGAAACGCGCAACTTTCCGCCGTTCCAGGGACCGCTCAGCCACTATTACGTCGCGCTCAACCACAGCAAGAAGAGCCTGGCTCTGAACCTCAAGTCGCCGCGTGGGCTCGACATCGCCAAGGCGCTTGCTGCCCAGAGCGACGTCGTCCTGGAGAACTTCCGTCCCGGAGTGATGGATCGTCTCGGTCTCGGTTACGAGACCCTGTCAGCCGACAATCCAAGCCTCGTCTACTGCTCGATCACAGGGTTCGGTGCGGACGGCCCGCTGGCCGACAAGCCCGCCTTCGACATCGTCGCCCAGGCGCTTTCGGGCGTCATGAGCGTCAACGGCGAGCCGGGGGCGCCGCCGAGCAAGCTTGGGCTGCCGCTCGGCGACATGGCAGGCAGCATTTTCGCCGTATTCGGAATCCTGGCGGCGCTGCACGGCCGTCAGGTGTCGGGTCGCGGTCAACGCGTCGACATCGCCATGCTCGACGGACTGATCGCGATGCTGGGCTATCTGGCGCAGATCTACTTCGTCACAGGCGCAGCTCCGCAGCCGGTCGGGACCCGGCATCCCAGCATCGTCCCCTATGGCGCCTTTGCGACCAAAGATGGCCATGTCATCGTCGCCTGCCTCACCGAGCGGTTCTGGAAGAACTTCGCCGCCTGCCTGGGCATGGCCGAACTGGCCGAGGACCCGCGCTTTTCACCCTATCAACAGAGACTCGCGAACCGGGCCATCCTGGAACCGATGATCGAGACGCGCATGCGCGAGGACAGCACGGCCGTCTGGCTGGAGCGGCTGGCGCAATTCGATGTGCCCAATGCCCCCATCCTCAACGTTGCGGAGGCATTGCAACAGGCGCATGTCGTTGCCCGCGGCCTGGTCGAGACCGTTACTCACCCGGCGGCGGGTATCCTCCGTCTCGTTCGCGGTCCGATCCGCTTCGATGGTCAGGGACCGGCCCCCGCACAGCCACCCTCTCTGCTCGGCGAGGACACGGCGACGATCCTTGCCGCGCGCCTCGGCTACGATGAGGAGACGGTCGAGCAACTGGCGGTGGAAGGAATCGTCGGGCTGCCCGGCATGGCGTCTTAG
- a CDS encoding PaaI family thioesterase has translation MTQDVLEERQGEASPWKEMRAGRFLDRIGPLLAARDDGAWRYGLRVDDSHTNPVGLVHGGVIFSLIDHAIALVAWEAADRHAAVTLQLDTRFLETARAGDLLEAGARLRHRTHSLLFLDADVTVGGRPIAAASAIMKLAGKGAGHRDER, from the coding sequence GTGACGCAGGACGTTTTGGAGGAAAGGCAAGGGGAGGCATCTCCCTGGAAGGAAATGCGGGCAGGGCGGTTTCTGGACAGGATCGGACCGTTGCTGGCGGCACGTGACGACGGCGCGTGGCGCTACGGGCTGAGGGTGGACGACAGCCACACCAACCCGGTCGGGCTGGTCCATGGCGGAGTGATCTTCAGCCTGATCGACCATGCCATCGCGCTCGTTGCTTGGGAAGCGGCCGACCGCCATGCTGCGGTGACCCTTCAACTCGACACACGCTTTCTGGAGACCGCTCGGGCGGGTGATCTGCTGGAAGCCGGTGCGCGCCTGCGTCACCGGACGCACTCATTGCTGTTTCTCGACGCGGACGTGACGGTCGGAGGGCGTCCGATCGCCGCGGCTTCGGCCATCATGAAACTGGCGGGCAAGGGCGCGGGGCACCGGGATGAGCGATAG
- a CDS encoding IclR family transcriptional regulator produces MTRAIAILRQLAREDEPIGVNPLARALDLVPSTCLHILRVLQDEGLVAFDPDTKRYSIGLGILPLARSAIQRNAFTALVQPRLDELSAQFGVTSIATQLTDPGHMVVVALSHSTLPFRLQVDLGSRFPALISATGRCFAAFNRIGEKRLREEFDRLVWDHPPAYEDWLAQIEETRARGFAVDPGTYISGVTVTAVPLFDASGRMTRSIVAIGISERVQATGVQVLADAMLAMRDDIANMQIGMEN; encoded by the coding sequence GTGACCCGCGCGATCGCCATCCTTCGTCAGCTTGCGCGGGAAGATGAGCCGATAGGGGTCAATCCGCTTGCGCGGGCGCTCGACCTGGTGCCCAGCACCTGCCTGCACATCCTGCGCGTCCTGCAGGACGAAGGCCTTGTCGCCTTCGACCCGGATACCAAGCGCTACTCCATCGGTCTGGGGATCTTGCCGCTGGCCCGGTCGGCGATTCAGCGCAACGCCTTCACGGCTCTTGTCCAGCCGCGACTGGATGAATTGTCGGCACAGTTCGGCGTCACCAGCATCGCGACCCAGCTCACGGATCCTGGGCACATGGTCGTTGTCGCCCTGTCGCACTCGACTTTGCCCTTCCGCCTGCAGGTCGACCTCGGCAGTCGGTTTCCGGCGCTGATCAGCGCGACCGGACGCTGCTTCGCCGCGTTCAACCGAATCGGCGAGAAGCGTCTGCGTGAGGAGTTCGACCGACTGGTCTGGGACCACCCGCCTGCCTACGAGGATTGGCTTGCCCAGATCGAGGAGACCCGCGCTCGCGGCTTTGCCGTGGACCCGGGCACTTACATCTCCGGAGTTACCGTCACGGCCGTACCGCTGTTCGACGCCAGCGGACGAATGACACGCAGCATCGTCGCCATCGGCATCTCCGAACGCGTGCAGGCAACCGGCGTGCAGGTTCTGGCGGACGCCATGCTGGCGATGCGGGACGATATCGCGAACATGCAGATCGGCATGGAGAACTGA
- a CDS encoding acyl-CoA synthetase: MTRLTEFTSYSDAQRHFSNEALWDLFDGDRNRLNIAHECIDRHADTDRVALRIAHADGRDEVITFAEISRRSAQVAHYLRRRGIEKGDRVAVMIEPSLPFYCAIFGAMKAGAVAVPMFTLFGPDGIRLRAEDCTPEVFFTNAEKAPDAIQAGTKGVTIADDAFLDSIADLPERFDWETSDDDLAVLQYTSGTTRLLPAAVRHNHRSIVTLMVAALYATGIRPGDRFFCPSSPAWGHGLWHGTLAPLALGVSTGTFSGRFDPVRLLKALQDFGITNLSAAATHYRMMRNSGRAEVFSYAIRKLSFTGEPIDSETSRYVERLFGTKVCSMYGTTEIGVILANYPGAPDFEVREGSLGKPVPGIEVEVHGPDGRPVAPGEIGELMLRRRGEWFPTKDLGRTDADGYFYHAGRADDVIISAGWTMSAVEIEDAILRHPLVAEAAAIGVPDAVRGQVVKAFVVLKGAPSGDLVAEIQELVRTNLSRHEYPRQIEFVKALPKTPAGKVNRKALRDAEAREQVGTA, encoded by the coding sequence ATGACGCGCCTGACGGAGTTCACGTCGTATTCGGATGCCCAGAGGCATTTCTCGAACGAGGCTCTCTGGGACCTGTTCGATGGCGACCGGAATCGGCTGAACATCGCGCATGAATGTATCGACCGGCATGCCGACACCGATCGTGTAGCATTGCGCATCGCCCATGCAGACGGCCGCGACGAGGTGATTACCTTCGCCGAGATCAGCCGGCGCTCGGCTCAAGTCGCCCACTATCTCAGGCGTCGCGGCATCGAGAAGGGCGACCGTGTCGCGGTGATGATCGAACCGTCCCTGCCCTTTTACTGCGCGATCTTCGGCGCCATGAAGGCCGGCGCGGTGGCCGTGCCGATGTTCACCCTGTTCGGGCCCGACGGCATCCGCCTGCGGGCCGAGGACTGCACGCCGGAAGTCTTTTTCACCAACGCGGAGAAGGCACCGGACGCGATCCAGGCGGGCACCAAGGGCGTTACCATCGCCGACGACGCGTTCCTCGACTCCATTGCCGATCTGCCCGAGCGGTTCGACTGGGAGACCTCGGACGACGATCTGGCGGTTCTCCAATATACCTCGGGCACGACGCGCCTGTTGCCCGCCGCCGTGCGTCACAACCACCGCTCCATCGTCACGCTGATGGTTGCGGCGCTCTACGCGACGGGCATCCGGCCGGGCGATCGCTTCTTCTGTCCCTCCTCGCCGGCCTGGGGGCACGGACTGTGGCATGGAACGCTGGCGCCGCTGGCGCTCGGCGTCAGCACCGGCACGTTCAGTGGCAGGTTCGATCCGGTCCGCCTGCTGAAGGCGCTGCAGGATTTCGGCATCACCAACCTGTCAGCGGCCGCGACGCACTACAGGATGATGCGCAATTCCGGGCGCGCGGAGGTCTTCAGCTACGCCATCCGCAAACTGTCCTTCACGGGCGAACCGATCGACAGCGAGACCTCCCGTTACGTCGAGCGGCTGTTCGGCACCAAGGTCTGCAGCATGTACGGCACGACCGAGATCGGCGTGATCCTCGCCAACTATCCCGGAGCGCCGGACTTCGAGGTGCGTGAAGGGTCTCTCGGCAAACCTGTTCCCGGAATCGAGGTCGAGGTGCACGGTCCCGATGGCAGGCCGGTCGCGCCGGGCGAGATCGGCGAACTGATGCTGCGCAGACGTGGAGAATGGTTTCCGACCAAGGACCTCGGGCGCACCGACGCGGACGGATACTTCTATCATGCCGGCCGGGCCGACGATGTGATCATTTCCGCCGGCTGGACCATGAGCGCTGTGGAGATCGAGGACGCCATCCTGCGCCATCCTCTGGTCGCCGAAGCGGCTGCGATCGGTGTTCCCGACGCGGTTCGCGGCCAGGTGGTCAAAGCCTTCGTGGTCCTGAAAGGCGCGCCATCCGGAGATCTCGTCGCAGAGATCCAGGAACTCGTGCGCACGAACCTCAGCCGACACGAATACCCCCGCCAGATCGAATTCGTGAAGGCATTGCCGAAGACGCCCGCGGGCAAGGTCAATCGCAAGGCCCTGCGCGACGCCGAGGCGAGGGAACAAGTCGGCACGGCGTGA